The following proteins are co-located in the Flammeovirga kamogawensis genome:
- a CDS encoding pirin family protein: protein MKNDNIYSVQQIGAQWPTFDPFLFTAHHKEVYPKGNDDMSVSEPLTGRNIGSDFSSKDGWSMYHGRKIPGFPYHPHRGFETVTIVEEGLADHSDSLGSAGRFGEGDVQWMTAGAGVQHSEMFPLLNTKDKNPLELFQIWLNLPKKSKMVEPSYKMLWHEDIPIVHEKDQNGNSIEIKVIAGAYKNTNPLASTPNSWAADENHNVGIWRVHLAPNAEWSLPATAKTSNRALYFYNGDSITVDSTNVSENVMFHVNPLAELKIKAGNTDTYILILQGDPIGEPVAQHGPFVMNTRAELQQAFNDFQNTQFGGWPWDKQEMVHPKEKGRFALHADGKLEEK from the coding sequence ATGAAAAACGATAATATATATTCAGTTCAGCAAATAGGAGCACAGTGGCCAACTTTTGATCCGTTCTTATTTACAGCACACCATAAAGAAGTTTACCCTAAGGGAAATGATGACATGTCAGTAAGTGAGCCTTTAACAGGTAGAAATATTGGTTCTGATTTTTCATCAAAAGATGGGTGGAGCATGTATCATGGTCGTAAAATACCAGGTTTCCCTTACCATCCACATAGAGGTTTTGAAACAGTTACAATTGTTGAAGAAGGATTAGCAGATCATTCTGATTCTTTAGGTTCTGCAGGGAGATTTGGAGAAGGAGATGTACAATGGATGACAGCAGGAGCTGGAGTTCAGCATTCTGAAATGTTTCCTTTATTAAATACAAAAGATAAAAATCCTCTTGAGTTATTTCAGATTTGGTTAAATCTACCTAAAAAAAGTAAAATGGTAGAACCGAGTTATAAAATGTTATGGCATGAAGATATACCTATTGTACATGAAAAAGATCAAAACGGTAATTCTATAGAAATTAAAGTAATAGCAGGTGCTTATAAAAACACAAATCCATTAGCATCAACACCTAATTCATGGGCAGCTGATGAAAACCATAATGTTGGAATTTGGAGAGTACATTTAGCACCAAATGCAGAATGGTCGCTTCCTGCAACTGCTAAAACATCAAATAGAGCATTATATTTTTATAATGGAGATAGTATTACAGTGGATTCAACAAATGTCTCAGAGAATGTAATGTTTCATGTTAACCCACTAGCCGAGTTAAAAATAAAGGCAGGAAATACAGATACTTATATCTTAATATTACAAGGTGATCCAATAGGAGAACCAGTTGCACAACACGGTCCTTTTGTGATGAACACAAGAGCAGAATTGCAACAAGCTTTTAATGATTTTCAAAATACTCAATTTGGTGGTTGGCCATGGGATAAACAAGAAATGGTTCACCCTAAAGAAAAAGGAAGATTTGCATTACATGCTGATGGTAAATTAGAAGAAAAATAA